In Vigna unguiculata cultivar IT97K-499-35 chromosome 3, ASM411807v1, whole genome shotgun sequence, a single genomic region encodes these proteins:
- the LOC114175630 gene encoding uncharacterized protein LOC114175630, with protein sequence MDLNMKALLSPHDAELRKDDNFGDTTLCLNGIGFGETNKATYRSSESNTGMKFSNASDDGCRLVLGLGPTPMAYDDGYNNLGFSAKKKSANLFPQHVPSECDSVLQLGLSGVTNEASSVLDCSGSTETDVNVSCFSSQTSADNYFSRIPVVDEGSTSAKKSGGYMPSLLLAPRMDIAKSSVQVQQLTNGTKPQLCSEPSSVVNYSIDPASGPQATGITSETRTSNPKRCRFFGCTKGARGASGLCIGHGGGQRCQKPGCNKGAESRTAYCKAHGGGKRCQHLGCTKSAEGKTDYCIAHGGGRRCGYPDGCTKAARGKSGLCIRHGGGKRCRIDGCTRSAEGQAGLCISHGGGRRCQLQGCTKGAQGSTMYCKAHGGGKRCSFAGCTKGAEGSTPLCKAHGGGKRCLFNGGGICPKSVHGGTNFCVAHGGGKRCAVAGCTKSARGRTDCCVRHGGGKRCRFEGCGKSAQGSTDFCKAHGGGKRCSWGDGKCEKFARGKSGLCAAHSSLVQEREMNKGMIAPGLFRGLVAAASTACSSFENNSSSGVSVVSDSYDSMETPAQRHLIPKEVLVPLSMKSPSYSNFLTAKKPDQDRNCHSSAAGCSTAQKGLDFNLPEGRVHGGDLMLYFGGNLKNALDII encoded by the coding sequence ATGGATTTAAACATGAAAGCTTTACTGTCTCCTCATGATGCTGAACTCAGGAAAGATGACAACTTCGGCGATACTACATTATGCTTGAATGGCATTGGTTTTGGGGAAACAAATAAGGCTACTTATAGATCTAGTGAGAGCAATACTGGGATGAAGTTTTCCAATGCTTCTGATGATGGCTGCAGATTGGTTTTGGGATTGGGCCCAACCCCAATGGCATATGACGATGGCTACAACAATTTGGGTTTTAGTGCAAAAAAAAAGTCAGCGAATCTTTTTCCTCAGCACGTGCCATCTGAATGTGACTCAGTTCTTCAACTTGGCCTTTCTGGTGTAACAAATGAGGCATCAAGTGTACTTGACTGCTCAGGTTCAACCGAGACTGATGTGAACGTGTCATGTTTCTCAAGCCAAACGTCTgcagataattatttttctaggATTCCTGTTGTTGATGAGGGCTCTACCTCAGCAAAGAAATCAGGTGGCTATATGCCATCACTTCTTTTAGCTCCAAGAATGGATATTGCAAAAAGTTCGGTGCAGGTACAACAATTAACTAATGGAACTAAACCTCAATTATGCTCAGAACCATCCAGTGTTGTAAATTACTCAATTGATCCTGCATCTGGGCCCCAGGCTACAGGGATAACTTCAGAGACCCGAACAAGCAATCCTAAGAGATGTAGATTTTTTGGCTGTACAAAGGGAGCGCGAGGTGCTTCTGGACTTTGCATTGGACATGGTGGTGGACAGAGATGTCAGAAACCAGGATGCAACAAAGGTGCTGAGAGCCGAACTGCTTATTGTAAGGCCCATGGTGGAGGGAAGAGGTGCCAACACTTAGGATGTACTAAAAGTGCCGAGGGAAAGACAGATTATTGCATTGCGCATGGTGGTGGTAGGCGATGTGGTTATCCCGATGGGTGCACAAAAGCTGCGCGAGGTAAGTCCGGACTTTGCATTAGACATGGAGGGGGTAAGAGGTGTAGAATAGATGGTTGCACTCGGAGTGCTGAAGGGCAGGCTGGGTTGTGCATATCTCATGGGGGTGGGCGCCGTTGTCAGTTGCAAGGATGTACAAAGGGTGCACAAGGGAGCACTATGTATTGCAAGGCACATGGTGGTGGGAAGCGATGCTCATTTGCAGGGTGTACCAAGGGTGCGGAAGGAAGCACCCCACTGTGCAAGGCACATGGTGGGGGAAAGCGCTGCCTTTTCAATGGAGGTGGCATTTGCCCCAAAAGTGTACATGGAGGCACAAACTTTTGTGTTGCTCATGGTGGTGGGAAGAGGTGTGCTGTTGCAGGTTGCACCAAGAGTGCACGTGGCCGTACCGACTGTTGCGTTAGGCATGGTGGGGGTAAGCGATGCAGGTTTGAAGGTTGTGGGAAAAGTGCTCAAGGGAGCACAGATTTCTGCAAGGCCCATGGCGGAGGAAAGCGATGTAGCTGGGGAGATGGAAAGTGTGAGAAATTTGCAAGGGGAAAGAGTGGCCTCTGTGCTGCTCACAGCAGCTTGGTGCAAGAGCGGGAAATGAACAAGGGCATGATTGCTCCTGGACTTTTCCGTGGTCTCGTAGCTGCTGCTTCCACTGCCTGTAGCAGTTTTGAGAACAATTCTTCCTCAGGCGTCAGTGTTGTGTCTGACTCCTATGATTCTATGGAAACTCCAGCACAAAGACACCTCATACCGAAGGAGGTGTTGGTTCCGCTTTCAATGAAGTCACCGTCTTATTCGAACTTCTTGACTGCTAAGAAACCAGACCAAGACAGAAACTGCCATAGCTCCGCCGCAGGCTGCAGCACTGCTCAGAAAGGCCTAGACTTTAATCTGCCGGAGGGCAGGGTTCATGGCGGCGATCTCATGTTGTATTTTGGAGGGAATCTCAAAAATGCCCTTGACATCATCTGA
- the LOC114175632 gene encoding putative protein TPRXL, with the protein MENAWSNGKMKVLKPRTSNENIPPMQIDSEERRGRYLQPSAMSPRFQPYAENIDAGSPLARYLFAGSPLSGKVAASGEAFSPPSFSAWSTKGLPYCGNSSGRSSSFGSRGRLSPSPLSSIENMEVASFMSPPMYRTAATGDDDVLVMDDILVRPMSGGKSGRSSSSSGRGSSSSSSASKSVFKTDICKAWEDSASCRYNSKCQLHLKEEPQSGRPSSKSKSRAETGTSSSSSSVRAESSTPGLSSDIVEQQHAAAESDQQGATSQPTSPESANDWSPLDDGIEVVLPGSDEAPSREQIQAYISSFKHSRIAKRRLSVFEAITKGA; encoded by the exons ATGGAAAACGCATGGAGCAACGGCAAGATGAAGGTCCTGAAGCCGAGGACTTCGAACGAGAACATTCCACCGATGCAGATAGACTCGGAAGAGAGAAGAGGACGCTATCTCCAACCATCAGCGATGAGTCCACGATTTCAACCGTACGCCGAAAACATCGACGCCGGCTCGCCGCTCGCGCGCTACCTGTTCGCCGGATCGCCACTGTCCGGGAAGGTCGCTGCCTCCGGCGAGGCATTCAGTCCTCCCTCGTTCAGCGCGTGGTCCACGAAAGGTCTTCCGTACTGCGGCAATAGTTCGGGGCGGAGCAGCAGCTTCGGCTCTCGAGGTAGGTTGTCGCCGTCACCGCTTTCGTCGATCGAGAACATGGAGGTCGCGTCATTCATGTCGCCGCCGATGTACCGAACCGCGGCGACTGGGGACGACGACGTTCTCGTGATGGATGACATTCTAGTGAGGCCAATGTCCGGGGGAAAGAGTGGAAGGTCTTCATCCTCCTCCGGCCGCGGTTCGTCTTCTTCGTCGTCGGCCTCCAAGAGCGTGTTCAAGACAGATATTTGCAAAGCGTGGGAAGACTCTGCAAGCTGCCGCTACAACTCCAAATGCCAG TTACACTTAAAAGAAGAACCTCAGTCTGGTCGTCCCTCCTCGAAAAGCAAATCCAGA GCAGAGACAGgcacatcatcatcatcatcatctgtGAGAGCAGAATCAAGCACGCCTGGCCTAAGCAGCGACATTGTTGAACAGCAGCATGCAGCGGCGGAGTCTGATCAGCAAGGTGCAACTTCCCAACCAACTTCACCCGAATCTGCCAATGACTGGTCACCCCTGGATGATGGTATTGAGGTTGTACTCCCAGGTTCAGATGAAGCTCCATCAAGAGAACAAATTCAAGCTTATATTTCCAGTTTTAAACATAGCCGGATTGCTAAAAGGAGGCTATCGGTATTTGAAGCAATTACCAAGGGGGCTTGA
- the LOC114175629 gene encoding LOW QUALITY PROTEIN: dynamin-like protein ARC5 (The sequence of the model RefSeq protein was modified relative to this genomic sequence to represent the inferred CDS: inserted 1 base in 1 codon), giving the protein MEREREMELAQEEEEEQREWRLYEAYNELHALAQDLQTPFDAPAVLVVGHQTDGKSALVEALMGFQFNHVGGGTKTRRPITLHMKYDPQCESPSCHLVSDTDPSLSHHKSLPQIQAFIEAENARLEQDSSQFSAKEIIIRVEYKYCPNLTIIDTPGLIAPAPGRRNRALQAQARAVEALVRAKMQHKEFIILCLEDCSDWSNATTRRVVMQVDPELARTVIVSTKLDTRIPQFAXPSDVEVFLSPPPSTLDGCILGDSPFFTSVPSGRVGCGTGFLYSSNDEFKQAVSFREIEDVASLEEKLGRALSKQERSRIGVSKLRLFLEELLQKRYINNVPLIIPLLEKEYRSVTRKLSDINQELSTLDEAKLKEKGRAFHDMFLTKLSLLLKGTVVAPPDKFGETLQDERINGGAFIGADGVQFPHKLIPNASMRLYGGAQYHRAMAEFRFVVGGIKCPPITREEIVNACGVEDIHDGTNYSRTACVIAVAKARDTFEPFLHQLGSRLLYILKRLLPISVYLLQKDNEYLSGHEVFLRRVASAFNNFAESTEKSCHEKCMEDLVSTTRYVSWSLHNKSRAGLRQFLDSFGGTEQSNNASNNPTTNIISQTSAHDREDTKSQPDVKLSHVASGIDSSSSIQTTETKLADLLDSTLWNRRLAPSSERIVYGLVQQIFHGIREYFLVSTELKFNCFLLMPIVDKLPALLREDLESAFEDDLDNVFDITNLQHSFGQQKRDTEIELKRIQRLKEKFRMIHEQLIQNQVM; this is encoded by the exons atggagagggagagggagatggaGTTGGCgcaagaagaggaggaggagcaGCGGGAGTGGCGCCTCTACGAAGCCTACAATGAGCTTCACGCGCTGGCCCAGGACTTGCAGACGCCGTTCGACGCGCCGGCGGTTCTGGTGGTGGGCCACCAAACGGACGGCAAGAGCGCCCTGGTGGAGGCCCTGATGGGGTTTCAGTTCAACCACGTGGGAGGCGGCACCAAGACCCGCAGGCCCATCACCCTCCACATGAAATACGACCCCCAATGCGAGTCCCCTTCTTGCCACCTCGTCTCCGACACTGACCCTTCCCTCTCTCACCACAAATCCCTCCCCCAAATTCAGGCTTTCATCGAAGCTGAAAATGCTCGGTTGGAGCAGGACTCAAGCCAATTCTCCGCCAAAGAAATCATCATCAGAGTGGAGTACAAGTACTGTCCCAACCTCACCATCATCGACACTCCCGGCCTCATCGCTCCCGCTCCCGGCCGCAGGAACCGCGCTTTGCAGGCCCAGGCACGTGCCGTCGAGGCGCTCGTCCGGGCCAAGATGCAGCACAAGGAGTTCATCATACTCTGCCTCGAGGATTGCAGCGACTGGAGCAACGCCACCACCAGGCGCGTCGTCATGCAGGTCGATCCCGAGCTCGCCAGGACTGTCATCGTCTCCACCAAGCTCGACACCAGGATCCCTCAGTTCG CGCCCTCCGACGTCGAGGTTTTCCTCTCGCCGCCTCCCTCCACGCTTGACGGCTGCATTCTCGGTGATTCCCCCTTCTTCACCTCCGTGCCTTCCGGAAGAGTGGGCTGTGGAACTGGTTTTCTCTACTCCTCCAATGATGAGTTCAAACAG GCAGTGTCCTTCAGAGAGATAGAAGATGTTGCATCTTTGgaggagaagttagggagggcatTGTCAAAGCAGGAAAGGAGTAGGATAGGCGTAAGTAAACTTAGGCTGTTTCTGGAAGAATTGCTACAGAAGAG GTATATAAATAATGTACCATTGATCATTCCACTTCTTGAGAAGGAGTATCGGAGTGTGACAAGGAAATTGAGTGACATAAATCAAGAGTTGAG CACACTTGATGAAGCCAAACTGAAAGAGAAAGGAAGAGCATTCCATGATATGTTCTTGACCAAG TTGTCATTGTTGCTTAAAGGGACAGTTGTTGCACCTCCTGATAAGTTTG GTGAAACACTGCAAGATGAACGAATAAATGGAGGTGCATTTATTGGTGCTGATGGTGTTCAGTTCCCTCATAAGTTAATACCT AATGCAAGTATGCGACTTTATGGTGGAGCACAATATCATAGGGCAATGGCTGAATTTCGTTTTGTGGTTGGAGGAATAAAGTGTCCCCCAATTACTCGTGAAGAAATTGTAAATGCTTGTGGAGTCGAAGACATTCATGATGGAACAAATTACTCTAG GACTGCTTGTGTAATTGCTGTTGCAAAGGCTCGTGACACATTTGAACCCTTTCTTCATCAG TTGGGCTCCAGACTGTTGTATATACTTAAGAGATTGCTTCCTATCTCTGTTTATCTTCTTCAG AAAGATAATGAATATCTAAGTGGCCATGAGGTGTTCCTCAGGCGTGTTGCCTCTGCCTTCAACAACTTTGCAGAATCGACGGAAAAATCATGCCATGAAAA ATGTATGGAGGATTTGGTAAGCACCACCAGATATGTTTCATGGTCTCTCCACAATAAG AGTCGTGCTGGGTTACGTCAGTTCTTAGATTCATTTGGTGGAACAGAGCAGAGCAACAATGCTTCTAATAATCCTACAACAAATATTATATCACAAACAAGTGCGCATGACAGAGAAGACACGAAGTCACAACCAGATGTAAAACTCAGTCATGTCGCCTCTGGGATTGATTCTAGTTCATCCATTCAGACAACAGAAACAAAGCTTGCCGACCTTCTGGATAGTACACTCTGGAATAGGAGGCTTGCACCTTCGTCTGAAAGAATTGTTTATGGCTTGGTACAACAGATATTTCATGGCATTAGAGAATATTTCCTGGTTTCCACAGAATTAAAG TTCAACTGTTTCCTTTTGATGCCCATTGTGGACAAGTTGCCTGCACTTCTCCGGGAAGATCTAGAATCTGCCTTTGAAGATGACTTGGATAATGTTTTTGACATAACCAATCTGCAGCATTCGTTCGGGCAGCAAAAGAGAGACACAGAAATTGAACTGAAAAGG ATCCAGAGGCTCAAAGAGAAATTCAGAATGATACATGAGCAGCTAATTCAAAATCAAGTCATGTGA
- the LOC114175631 gene encoding 15-cis-phytoene desaturase, chloroplastic/chromoplastic, whose protein sequence is MTTITLFSIPCTNLSFSSPPKRFRFNPQSSAQLSPTSSSPLQNPSLPKTGVIVIGAGLAGLAAATHLNSNNIPFLLLEASDAVGGRVRTDIVDGFLLDRGFQIFITAYPEAQKLLNYQSLNLQKFYSGARIFYNGQFHTVADPLRHFWDSAKSLTNPIGSPLDKLLIGSTRIRVLSKSNEEIFAAEEVPTIALLKKLGFSDSIIGRFFRPFFGGIFFDPNLETTSRLFDFIFKCLALGDNTLPARGISAIPEQLAARLPTGSILLNSRAVSVDLDGSKTPLVRLQNGDVLKSELGVIVAVEEPAAIELLAGRITQVPKKPVRSTVCLYFTANRDQIPVQDPVLFLNGSGKGIVNNMFFATNVAPSYGPPDKALVSVSLIGLFEGVSDDELVGKVIEELSGWFGGKWVREWKHLRTYRIGFAQPNQCPPTDLKKNPRVESGLYVCGDYLTSATFDGALVSGRRASESLLKDRALTPSS, encoded by the coding sequence ATGACTACTATCACACTATTTTCCATCCCTTGCACAAACCTCTCCTTCTCTTCTCCTCCAAAACGATTCAGATTCAATCCCCAATCCTCCGCACAACTTTCCCCCACCTCTTCTTCACCTCTGCAAAACCCCTCACTACCCAAAACCGGAGTCATTGTCATCGGCGCTGGCCTCGCCGGCCTTGCCGCCGCCACTCACCTGAACTCCAACAACATCCCCTTCCTCCTCCTCGAAGCTTCAGACGCAGTCGGCGGCCGCGTCCGCACCGACATTGTCGACGGCTTCCTCCTGGACCGCGGCTTCCAAATCTTCATCACTGCCTATCCAGAGGCCCAAAAGCTCCTCAATTACCAGTCCCTGAATCTCCAGAAGTTCTACTCCGGAGCTCGAATTTTCTACAATGGTCAATTTCACACCGTCGCCGACCCTCTCCGCCACTTCTGGGACTCCGCAAAATCCCTCACCAATCCGATTGGATCCCCTCTCGACAAGCTACTTATCGGATCCACCAGAATTCGCGTCCTCTCCAAATCCAACGAAGAAATCTTCGCCGCAGAGGAAGTCCCCACAATTGCTTTACTCAAGAAGCTAGGGTTTTCTGATTCCATCATCGGAAGGTTCTTCCGCCCCTTCTTCGGCGGAATCTTCTTTGATCCAAACCTGGAAACGACATCGCGCCTGTTCGATTTTATCTTCAAGTGCCTCGCTCTCGGAGACAACACCCTGCCGGCGAGAGGCATATCGGCTATTCCGGAACAGCTGGCGGCGAGGTTGCCGACTGGTTCGATCCTGCTCAACTCCAGGGCCGTTTCCGTCGACCTCGACGGCTCCAAAACACCTCTCGTAAGACTGCAAAACGGCGACGTTTTGAAGAGTGAGCTGGGAGTCATCGTCGCAGTCGAAGAACCCGCGGCAATTGAACTATTAGCGGGAAGGATTACTCAGGTTCCTAAGAAACCGGTTCGAAGCACGGTATGCTTGTATTTCACCGCGAACCGGGATCAGATACCGGTTCAAGACCCGGTACTATTTCTGAACGGGTCGGGTAAGGGCATTGTAAACAACATGTTCTTTGCGACGAATGTGGCTCCATCGTACGGGCCACCCGACAAGGCCCTGGTATCAGTGTCACTAATTGGGTTGTTTGAGGGTGTGTCCGACGATGAACTCGTGGGTAAGGTTATTGAGGAGCTTTCGGGTTGGTTTGGGGGCAAATGGGTTAGGGAGTGGAAGCATTTGAGGACCTATCGAATCGGGTTTGCCCAGCCCAATCAGTGCCCACCCACGGATCTGAAGAAAAACCCGAGAGTTGAGTCGGGTTTGTATGTTTGTGGTGATTATTTGACATCTGCCACGTTTGATGGTGCTTTGGTCTCTGGGAGAAGGGCATCAGAATCCCTGTTGAAGGATAGAGCCCTCACTCCCTCCTCTTAA